Proteins encoded within one genomic window of Brassica napus cultivar Da-Ae chromosome C4 unlocalized genomic scaffold, Da-Ae chrC04_Random_28, whole genome shotgun sequence:
- the LOC125594767 gene encoding uncharacterized protein LOC125594767 gives MGICMSYESTQVATAKLILQDGRMMEFTTPVKVGYVLQKNPMCFICNSDDMDFDDIVSAISADEELQLGQLYFALPLSSLHQSLKAEEMAALAVKASSALMRSGGSCGLDKCRCRRKCVSPVIFSVRSVTAAGSHGQTRNGKRRGGGGSGRRKYEAKLSKIEE, from the coding sequence ATGGGTATATGCATGTCGTACGAGTCGACACAGGTGGCCACGGCGAAGCTGATCTTGCAAGATGGAAGGATGATGGAGTTCACGACTCCGGTCAAAGTGGGTTACGTTCTGCAAAAGAATCCCATGTGTTTTATATGTAACTCCGATGATATGGACTTCGACGATATCGTGTCCGCCATTAGCGCCGATGAGGAGCTTCAGCTTGGACAGCTTTACTTTGCATTGCCTCTCAGCTCGCTTCATCAGTCTCTTAAAGCGGAGGAGATGGCTGCATTGGCTGTTAAAGCTAGCTCTGCTCTCATGAGAAGCGGTGGTTCTTGCGGCCTAGATAAATGCCGGTGTCGCCGGAAATGTGTTTCTCCGGTTATCTTCTCTGTCCGGAGTGTGACGGCGGCGGGATCTCACGGTCAGACGAGGAATGGAAAAAGACGCGGCGGTGGTGGTAGCGGGAGGAGGAAGTATGAGGCCAAGTTGAGTAAAATAGAAGAATGA